The Pungitius pungitius chromosome 14, fPunPun2.1, whole genome shotgun sequence genome contains the following window.
CATGGCGGCCATTGAGGTCATCACCTCCCAAGAGAGAGAACTTGTCATCAAAAGGCCCAATGGGGAAACGACCACCACCACGATTCGGGTGTGGAATGAAACTGTCTCAAACCTCACCCTCATGGCCTTGGGCTCGTCCGCCCCTGAGATTCTGCTCTCTTTAATCGAGGTTTGTGGACATGGATTCAAATCGGGCGAGCTCGGGCCCGCCACAATAGTCGGCAGCGCAGCCTTCAATATGTTTGTCATCATtggcctctgtgtgtctgtcattcCCCAAGGAGAGGTACGCAAAATCAAACACCTCAGAGTGTTCTTTGTCACTGCGGGCTGGAGCGTCTTTGCTTATATCTGGCTCTACATGATTCTGGCTGTGTTTTCTCCCAACGTAGTCCAGGTCTGGGAGGGTTTAGTCACACTGGCCTTCTTCCCCATATGCGTACTTCTGGCGTGGGTAGCAGACAGACGGCTGCTCTTCTACAAGTTCATGCACAAGAAGTATCGCACCGACAAACACAGAGGCGTCATCATTGAGACGGAGGCAGAGCGATCCAAGGGGATCGAGATGGACGGCAAGATGGTCAACTCTCACTTCATGGACGGAGGAGGGCCAAGCAATCTCATCGGCCTGATCGAAAGCAAAGAGGTGGACGAGTCGAGGCGCGACATGATCCGCATCTTGAAAGACCTGAAGCAGAagcacccagagagagagatggatcaGCTGGTGGAAATGGCAAACTACTACGCTCTTTCGCATCAGCAAAAGAGCCGCGCCTTCTACCGCATCCAAGCTACGCGGATGATGACGGGCGCCGGGAACATCCTGAAGAAACACGTCGCAGAGCAGGCCAAGAAGAGCGTCAGCGTGCAGCAGGTTCACGTGGAGGAGCCAGAAGAGTACGTGTCTCGAATTGCGTTTGAGCCTGCCGTCTACCAGTGCCTCGAGAACTGCGGCGCCGCCATTCTGACCGTCACCAGAAAGGGCGGCGACATCAACCAGACGATCTACGTGGATTACAAGACGGAGGACGGCTCGGCTAACGCCGGGGCAGACTACGAGTTCTCAGAGGGGACAGTGGTGTTCAAGCCTGGGGAGATGATCAAGGAGATAAACATTGGCATCATAGACGACGACATCTTTGAAGAGGACGAGCACTTTTTCGTGCGTCTCAGTAATCTGCGAGTCCTGGAGACAGAGGACGAGGTGCTGTCCCCCAACAGTCTCCAGTACCCGAAAGCCATGCTGGGCTTTCCCACTGTGGCCACGGTGACCATTCTGGACGACGATCATTCGGGCATCTTCACCTTTGAGAGCAGCTCGGTGCACGTCAGTGAGAGCATGGGCATTATGGAAGTGAAGGTGCTCAGGACTTCTGGGGCAAGGGGGACGATCATTGTGCCTTATCGCAGCTTGGAAGGACTCGccaagggaggaggggaggacttTGAAGACACCTACGGAGAGCTGGAATTCAAAAACGACGAGACCTGGTAAAGCCacgctttcttttctctctcatgGTTATGCGGCAGTTTATCAATGTTTTGTTGGCGATTTACTACTGCAGATTTAAAATCAAACAGGGTTATTGCATAATCAATAAGTGAAAGAAATGTGTTATTTCCCTCTGCACGCCTGTTTttgattgtgttttattttggagttGCACTTAGACGGTGATAACCCCGTCACGACGCGATAGCTAGAGTATATTAAGATTTGAGCGCTAGCTTCAAAGCTATTCAGCAATCAGCCAGACTCTTTTCGGGGTTTTTTGCTTTTGATACAAAGATGTCATTTTCCTTGCCTCTTGACATCATTTAGTTGAAAACATACTTTGCTAAGCTATTCATGTGCTGTTTGCACTCATCACTGTGAATTCTAAACGCTCCTTTCCGTCACATGGTTAGACAGCGTACCCTCTCATCTGAGTGTGTGCACTCTGCATCGCCTTGTTTTCCTGTCAAGAGATTTTGCTCTCATCGGAGCGCTTTGGTAGAAAATCTATGTGCGTCGCATGCAATGGGGATTCAACTTTGGGATTTGTCACACAACTGTGGAAACAGAAAGTCCTAGAGCAACACATCCCTGCCTCTCTAATccctgctgcttttgttttgagcAACTCTTGATTTGTGctctttttcttgttgttgtttctgtgtCACGGCTGctgcaattgaaaaaaaaacagcatgggAGGATATGAGCAGCGTAGCAAtcagagagaaaacagcaaCAAAGGTCAAAAGCCTGGCTCCGTCCCATGTATTAACAGAACATGGCAGTCTTTATAGGTTAGTGGGCGGACCGTGTGATAACAAATGATATGAGTCCAGCTTTGAATCCTGGCGGGTGAAGTCCGTACTAACAAAGCTTTGGTGGTGAGCATCTATCTATCAATATTTGATGTGCCTTGTGCTTGTTATGTGGTCTTGTCAGATATCTGTGTACTAAACAAGCTTACAACGGACTGGGCATATTCGGCAGGGTTGCGATAGCGGCGGCATACTGTAGCGCGATACAGCATCAGGGCCGTGTATTGAATACTACAGCTTTTTGTCCCGTCAATGTAAGGCAGTTACTGGAATGTGTGCTTGAGaatattgatttgtttatttcacAGCTTGCATCCGCCTGCATCTCACACATCGGTCTGCAGGCACTGAATCAAAGTGACATGCCTCCGTGACATCCCCTTTTCCACCACCAATCAGGACCCTCTCAGCCGTGCTGGGGCTCACTGGCAGGCTCTGTGCTccggggggtaggggggggggattcaggtGCCTGAGGGCTGAGGCAGCCCAGGAGACCGGCGGCAGGGGAACGAGGGTCGGGGTGATCAGCGAGCTCTTGGGGGCCCGCTGAGCTCTGAGGGTTTTGCTTGATGGTTGTGAGAGATGCTTTGTGGGCCATGTCTGCAGTCGGCCATGGGAGTGTAGCGGAGAGATGTGGAGAAAGACTGCAGGGTTGTGCCTGACATCGTGAGGGAATGCTGGTCCATTGATCTGCTCATTGTGTTGCACATCGTGCTGCGAGTTAGATGAGTGCAGCACTGCTCACTCGCTGTGAGCTGATGCGAGCTCCCGGTGATCTGGGGAAAGAATGTGACTTCATGGTCAAATCATTTGGGCCTCAGAAACTCTTGATAGAACTACTGTTAAAACCAACTGGGAGAAAACAACTGCCACTGTCATCAGTGTCATTAATCTTCTCATCAAACAGAAAGCTCAACTTTCCCAAAATCTCAAACTCTTCCTTTGAACCAACTCAAACCAGCGACATTATGGGATGGATGTAAGTTTCATCCATAACCTTCTCTGTAGAGAAACCTCTATCATGCATGATGGAGGTGAAAGGCGGAGCTCTCAGATCCTCTACGGAAGAACAGAAATCACATTATGCTTTATAAACAGTTGTAAATGTAGACACCGACATTCTCAGTAGCTTTGCAAAGAAGTGGCCGTGATAACAAGCAAATGTTCTCGTTGACGTACTGTATGTGTTCACTGACACGCAGGGTAGCAACTAGAAAAATGCGGCTTTAACTGCAGAGTGGAAATGAAGCTCAACTCAAACGGTCAGCTCTGATTAATGTACTAACTATAAAGGAATGATGTACATCTCTGAACATACAGGGCATTATTTGGCAGTAACAATGAAAATTGTTCCGATGCATCAACGCGCCCGGGTATTAATATGAAAATCCTTCCATCCCCCTTCAGAGGCTTCTGAATCTTTTGTAGAAATGGCAGACTGCTGTTACAGAACTCCCAACAAATCTCCAGAAATTTCCATAATTACACTCTGATAGTGATGAATTTGATTCTGTGTGCATccataaaaaagacaaagaggagcAGTGCAAGTGACAGCTTTATCCAGAAGCATACTAGAAGATTCATGAGAACATTTCCATCCACAAAACAAAGGGGATGAATGTGTAGAATATTCGCTAAAAGGCATAATTACAATGATGTTTCTTCTGCTGCCTCGGAAGCTCTCCTCAGGGTCGTTTTCATGCTCGcgacatgaaaaaaatacagaattaaTTTCCCTCCATTGTTTTCACATTCATATTCCAACTGAAAATGACAATggaaatgttgtgtttatttccattttgCATAGTTTTTGAAACAACAGAAGGATTCCCTCCTTGGCGCAGCGCTGAAGCACTTCTTCTGCCTGCTGCTAATTCAGACATAATTGTGACCAGTGAATGAGGGCAGAGTGGGCTTCCCGTCCAAAGGGCAAGGGTTTCCTCTGATGTCCTTTCGGACAATTAGACGACATAATAATGCTTCAGCTCTCGTGCTCTCCCTTTCTCCACGAGGCATTGAGTCCCAACCTGCTTTGACACACGTTGGGCCCATTGTTACCAATCACAGTGGAAATGGATTACCGTCCTAATGTGGAGCTCTGGGGTACAACTCGGACTCTTAGTCGGACAACAGTTCTCAGCACGGAGCAGGAAGAGCATGTTGTTTAGGTtgcagctcctctgctcctcggaTATGAACTTCATCAAGCTTCTTAAATCCGATGAACATTTGAAATATTCTGCATTCGGGCCACGTTCCCGGGGTCCCAGTGTATTTCCTGTCTCAGTGTTTTTGAATGACATCTGCTACCAGGACGCAAGCCTGGACCCGACGCTTTGCCGATTAACAGATCTCATCACTGGTCACACTGCAGCTTTAGAGCAACCAGGCTGCAACCAACAATTACTTGATTTAATGTGTCGTCTATCAGAactcattcattatttttcgAAAATTCTGGATTCAAATAGCTTGTTATGTCAGACCAACAACCCAGAAGccaaaaatagtttatttacaATCAACCAATCAAAAGAGATTGAATGATTAACTGACGATCAAAATTGTTGCTGTTTATTCTTCGGTTTGGGGCACTTAGCAAAATGTTCCAGTGTTTACAAGAGTCTGTTAGTTGATCAACAGCTACTTTGGCAAATCTTCCGgccattgattcattgatttgaGTTATTAAACTGCCTGGTTTCCCTGCTCCACTGTGTTGGAGACAGAATGACCGAATGAGACAGAGCTTATGAAGGAAATCTTTTCACAATTTGccaacatttcattaaaaagaaacGATGAATCTGGAAAATAGCAGCGAGGTTGATCAGTCATAGATATTATACATCCTCTTTAGACCATATAGACCCCTACGGCGGTAGAGCCGGTGTGCTTCATGAGAATATTTTGTGGCTAGAGGTCGCCGGCTGCTGTTTCCTTTGACCCGGAGAAGATAGCACAGCTGCAAGGCGGAGAAGCTCCATCCCTGGAGACGCAGGTTGTTtaaccaggctctgatggatTCATAAACAAATGAGTGGTGTGCAGCGGACAGACTGGAATCTGCTCGAGGAAATGCCACTGTGGTCACGCTGCTATGAGCACGACTCTCCTGTGTTTGTAAACCCGCCTAATGTTTGGGGTCAGATTATGCTCATGATACGATGCACGGATTTACCCTGTCCTCTCCTACCTAGGCcacacctcctccagctggtgcAGCCTTTACCATTCCCCTATATCTCATGAATGGAAAGCTGTCACTTCTCTGAACATCACAATTGACAGGGCACACGGTCCTCATCCTGCTTACCACTCAGCGTGTACCCAttcccagcacccccccccccccccccccccaccctgctgcCAGTCCTCTCTCCCAGCCAGGAGCATCTCAAGCTCAGCTAATCCTATTCAAAGCTCTACTTctcttgttttattcatgcaaacCTCATACTTTCGGTTCTCTCAATAATTGGAATGTGTCTTAGTGTTTCTTTTACTGTATCTCTGAGTacgttgttttctttgttttgtagtgtttttgtatttgcattGACGATTTGAATTGACAATTGAATCAAAAATCCAAATCCTTCCAGTTGCTACAACTTAAGAAAAAGCATGATGTAATGACTTGATggctttaaaatatgtataGACATCTTTATTATAGCGAGGCAAAATATGGTCTTACACATAAACATTTCATAGGCGTCTAGGATACATATTTACAAATGatggttaccatggttactTCAGGAGTACCCCCTATGGTGAGGAAGGGGTGAAGCTCGTTGGCTGAACATCTGGATGCTGGGATGTGGAGCGGGACTTGTGAGCAGCTGACAGGAAGGAACCTTGAGCAATGAACAGTTTGTAACGGGGAAAGCATCCTTTCTAGGGTTTTCTGGCTGTAAAATACCAAAAGAAAGAGTTGACACCTTCCGCTCTGATACCAGATTCATTACACATTATCACACATAACAACCCAACACATGCGCAGACATTCAGCACTGGAGGATTCATGAGCACATGTCTTATCTTAGTAAACTCATTGGGTCTTTTCCACTTTGGCTCCTGCTCACAAATAttgtgcagaaaaacacacacacacgcaaactgACTCACGCACCTGGATTGAGTAGTACTAAATATGCTGGCCCTGCGTTTTTCTCCCAGTTGGGGGAATGCAATTAAGTTGAAGCTTATTTATAGCGGGGTTCAGTGCAGGGCGTGTCGCCAGCGCCGAGCCTCCCTCCCAAGAGTTTGTGTGTAAATCTGACTGAGGATCTTACATTCAGGCTTCCAAAACTTATGGGTGTGTCCAGCCTAACAGAGCTAAGGTCTGAAACCTTCACTGTCAAAGTGTTTTAACAAGTAAACACTTCACAGTTATATAAGttggtttaaatatttaataaaaaatgacacacatcatttgtttgaacGCAATGTGTGATAGAGCAATATTTGACACGGAGAAATCCACTTTTGTACATAATTTTAAGTAAAGAGTATACACTATAGATGTGGTAATGTAGTTAATCTGTCATTTATGCACTTTACACAGACTGAGATGAACTAACCATTATAAAAAAAGATCCAGAGCATCtttctgtttaaatgttttttctttattttgaatttgtGCTGATTGATTATAATCTCTaagcttttttttgcaaaacatAAACAGAACCCCAGATCCTCCCAGAAATCCTCATTGAAACTGAACCCGTGCAAAGGGAGCTGCCCAAGGCCTCAAAGCTGAGTGTACTGTGCTTCTTTAATTAGTCGGAGCTGGTTTTTGAGTAGACGGCTCAAGTGCTCTGAAGCCTCCTTCAGTCACATCACATGTGCTGTAAATAGCAACTGCCTGCTGGGAAAAACTTTTCATGATGTCCTCTGGAAGGTGACAAGTAGGATACTGCGGGAACTTCTTATTGGCTGAGATGTCGACGGCGTGACGTCACGAGTTGTGGAAGTGTGTCAACGAAAAGTGAGAAGCAAGAAAAGCACCTTCGGGTTCATCGCATTTTAAACTTGAAAGACGAAGTGGGGAAGTGTTTGAAGGACATGGGTGCTTATCAGGCAGCAGATGCttttgtgttgcattgtgggaaatgtaggatcCTGCCACAGTAGGAACTAAAACCAAAAACACACCGCATCCTTCTGTATCAATTTATTCCCAtctgaaagacacaaacacacagacactgagggagagaaatgtgcccccccccaagtaGACTCACAAcctttactgtttttttaataaagacaaGAAAATACCAGttgtttctcttcatcttcaaATAGCTTGATTTATCTGAACACAGTCCAAAACTTACAGCTTGGAGGttattcttgttttcttttactcAGTTAAGTGCTTTTAGACACAGCTAAATCAGAAAGTAGAGAGATAGTATTATTAGGTCAAGTAACCTAAACCATTAACCGACTATCCAAATAGTTGCATTTTTCTGTCAATTGACGCCGTGTCAAACTCCACTTCCTGCGTCTGCACCTGGGTTTGCTCGGGTGGGGACAAAGGTCCCCCCCCGTCTGGCGGCTGTGGTGCCCTGCCTGGCCCTGCACCCACATCCAGTATCTGCATACTTTGATAAAGGTCAGAGAGGCGCCTCCCAGCGCGCACAGTGCAGCAGCATCCAGGCTAGAAATCGATTCAGCTCGCAGCGAGACGCTGCGGCTGCACAGCGAGGAGAGAgaagcttttttcattttatgtttttttttaaacctgttgTCTTACTTTTCATGCCTGAAACAATAATAGAAAAGCATATGAGACTGTGTTTTCTAATGTTCCAATGTAGAATGTGATTTGAATGGGTGAATTTGGCTAACGGCACTTAATGTCTGACCGATGTACATAATGCTCcactgagcggggggggggggggtgggggggggatgctgaaTATATGAATTCAAATGaggatttacaaaaaaaaagtctgcccaCTTTTATATGAATTGATAAAGTGCATCGTCCCCTTCCACTCTGATTGTCTGTTATTCAAACAGCTGGGATGGTGTCACCTGCTCAGTGACACGCATCGCTCCTTTTTGTGTGGACAGAAAATGAATCTGCAACAGTTTTGACTAATGATTGTTTGTGTCGCTCATTTATCAAGCAAGAATGGGAAATATTTGAAGGTTCCAGCTTCTGAAATGTGAGTAAGCCATTAAGCCAAAAAGTCATTTCAGTCTCCTTTTTCAATCAAAGTTTTTTTGTGGATCCAGTGGATGTGGAGATTTCCtgctttttgtgtaaaaaagcAATCAGGATTTGTAACTTTTATGTTTTGAGAACTTGTGAGTGAGGATTCTTGCACACCAagctattaaatatattaaatgaatcaaattcaaagagtgagagaaaaagtTAATCCTTTTGTTTAAGAAGCTGTCTAACTGGTTAATCAAGCTCTTGCAGCTCACAGCTCTGGATTAATAAAAAATGCAGCACTGATTTGTTACGCTGACCTCTGAGAAAGGTTTGATGGAGCTGCAGTAAACGTTGAGGAAACAACAGAGAAAGTGATCAGCAACCAAATGATCATTAGCGTGGGTCTTAATTTCTGATGTTCTGAACTGTAGGGCAGAGTGGGGTGATTTGTGCCAGGGGGGGAAGTAGATCCACCCCCTGTTTCTGGAAAACCATAGAAGAAattggtcatgtgaccacatcATTTTGAGAAGCCATCCATTTTACTCATCCTCCAAAGAAGAGCGATACATGGCGTGAGAGGTAAGCCCATTTTCACTAAAGAAAAACGttgttttcctttaaaagtaacatttCTATGATTGAGGTTTTTTGATTGTAGTGCCTAAACAATTATAGACAAGtttgaaaacatttcacacaTATTTTAGTGCTTTAGCAGGGTACACAATGAGTATATACAGTTAGCATGATGTTAGCTCTTAACTGCTAAATCATGCTAgttttttaaaacgttttctTGAAGGCACCTCTTTGTTGCCCCGTACGGGGGGCAAGTTGTGCCACAAGACCACATTTTTCCAAAAAGCTATACTTCTGAAACAAGTTATTTCAGATCCAAATTATTGTTCTCAGTGATGTACCACTTCCTGAAATATATGTACATCCTGTAGTTGAAGGCATTACCGTCATGGCCTCACTCTAAAGTCACCCCACTTTCCCTTATAATCTTTAATTTTAAAACCAACAAGCTTAGAAAAGGAAGGATGGAACGTTTTTAGTCAACTTTGTCCATCCTCAAGATAGAAAATACTCCTATCTATTGTTTTGTCAGGTGTGTGTTATCCATCGTGTCATCATGTCAGTTAGCCCTCTGACTTCACACCACCTGCTGTCCTCTCGGGGCATCGTGGTGGGTTTCTAACATTTAAGGAAGCTCAACATTCAGCCCTAGAAAGGACTGGattctttcttcctgttttgtgCAACTGACAAAAATGTGGGTCTCCAAGTCccagaaggggggcggggcctgtaGCAGCCTCCTCGCTGCACCTCTGCATTGAGGCGCTTCTTTCTCCAGAAACACCCTGGACCGACTCTCGCTGCTTTCTCACTCCAGTTTCCCTCTGAGCGCTCTCCGCTGTCCCagggcctctcctctcctctccatgtgTCAGGCCAGCCAAGCATGCGCTGCGGGCAGCTTAGAGGACCTCCTTtactaaagggggggggggagggggggggttaggctTCTCCATGATTTTCCCCAggtgctgcagcagaaaatgCGCCACAATGCATCAATAGTTCCTCGCTACCCTTCTGTATTCTCTTCCTGCACGTCACCCCCCCAGCCTTCATCCCTTTTCCCATGGCCcctccccgctcccccccccccccccccttttccctccgACTTCGTTTCTCATCATTTTCCTGTCGGGGCAGCATCTCTGTGGTGCAGAAGCAGGCACAGATCTTAACATTCGTGTATCAGCTGTTTTCAAAAATCGCTTGATTTGTGTTTCCGAGCTAAATTAACTTAGGCAGCAGGCTTTTGCTTTTGCAACGACTTTTACACAGGCAGCAGGATTTCTTACTTTCATTTGCAATGTGCTTTTCTATATTTAGACGGGATGTCTGGTTCAGATACCAATATCATGGATTCTTTGTTTTTGCTGAGCACCAGCTCCCGTCGTAGATGGGAGGCTGCTCAGTGCCGCTCACGACACCTGTCACGTGTGTCAGAGACAAAGAAGATGAATCTCAGTGCAGAAGGACTTGTAATCAATGGAGGGGATCTTTATTTCCCAGAGGCACAAGGCAGCCAAACTCTCTCCCTGGTGCCGCGACGCCAGGCTGCATGCTCAACACATATCGgatgcttatgtgtgtgtgtgtgtgtgtgtgtgttatttctcCCTCATGCGTCTGCACTGGTGGGAGAAAAAGGTTCTACCCAGGAGaggaaatgtgtcttttgtgttGCTCCTAATCCTCCCTGTTGACACTCGAGTGGGAGACTTATTAGGCGACTT
Protein-coding sequences here:
- the slc8a3 gene encoding sodium/calcium exchanger 3 isoform X3 gives rise to the protein MEGSRPVKPGSSACLCFGLVSVAVAFLCTEARTTPSPLLTPSNATCRGNAKCRAGIILPIWYPEDPSMGDKIARVIVYFVAMIYMFLGVSIIADRFMAAIEVITSQERELVIKRPNGETTTTTIRVWNETVSNLTLMALGSSAPEILLSLIEVCGHGFKSGELGPATIVGSAAFNMFVIIGLCVSVIPQGEVRKIKHLRVFFVTAGWSVFAYIWLYMILAVFSPNVVQVWEGLVTLAFFPICVLLAWVADRRLLFYKFMHKKYRTDKHRGVIIETEAERSKGIEMDGKMVNSHFMDGGGPSNLIGLIESKEVDESRRDMIRILKDLKQKHPEREMDQLVEMANYYALSHQQKSRAFYRIQATRMMTGAGNILKKHVAEQAKKSVSVQQVHVEEPEEYVSRIAFEPAVYQCLENCGAAILTVTRKGGDINQTIYVDYKTEDGSANAGADYEFSEGTVVFKPGEMIKEINIGIIDDDIFEEDEHFFVRLSNLRVLETEDEVLSPNSLQYPKAMLGFPTVATVTILDDDHSGIFTFESSSVHVSESMGIMEVKVLRTSGARGTIIVPYRSLEGLAKGGGEDFEDTYGELEFKNDETCKLIHVKIIDDEEYEKNKNFFLELAEPRMVDMSLQKDVTDRKMTSDEEEARRIAEMGKPVLGEHSKLEVIIEESYEFKSTVDKLIKKTNLALVVGTNSWRDQFMEAITVSADEDEEDTGEERLPSCFDYVMHFLTVFWKVLFACVPPTDYLNGWACFIVSIVIIGLLTAVIGDLASHFGCTIGLKDSVTAVVFVALGTSVPDTFASKVSAVQDTYADASIGNVTGSNAVNVFLGIGLAWSVAAIYWHMKGKPFVVEAGSLAFSVTLFTIFAFLAISVLLYRRRAHIGGELGGPRGHRLATSAFLFGLWLLYILFSSLEAYCHIEGF
- the slc8a3 gene encoding sodium/calcium exchanger 3 isoform X2; this translates as MEGSRPVKPGSSACLCFGLVSVAVAFLCTEARTTPSPLLTPSNATCRGNAKCRAGIILPIWYPEDPSMGDKIARVIVYFVAMIYMFLGVSIIADRFMAAIEVITSQERELVIKRPNGETTTTTIRVWNETVSNLTLMALGSSAPEILLSLIEVCGHGFKSGELGPATIVGSAAFNMFVIIGLCVSVIPQGEVRKIKHLRVFFVTAGWSVFAYIWLYMILAVFSPNVVQVWEGLVTLAFFPICVLLAWVADRRLLFYKFMHKKYRTDKHRGVIIETEAERSKGIEMDGKMVNSHFMDGGGPSNLIGLIESKEVDESRRDMIRILKDLKQKHPEREMDQLVEMANYYALSHQQKSRAFYRIQATRMMTGAGNILKKHVAEQAKKSVSVQQVHVEEPEEYVSRIAFEPAVYQCLENCGAAILTVTRKGGDINQTIYVDYKTEDGSANAGADYEFSEGTVVFKPGEMIKEINIGIIDDDIFEEDEHFFVRLSNLRVLETEDEVLSPNSLQYPKAMLGFPTVATVTILDDDHSGIFTFESSSVHVSESMGIMEVKVLRTSGARGTIIVPYRSLEGLAKGGGEDFEDTYGELEFKNDETCKLIHVKIIDDEEYEKNKNFFLELAEPRMVDMSLQKALLLADDVTDRKMTSDEEEARRIAEMGKPVLGEHSKLEVIIEESYEFKSTVDKLIKKTNLALVVGTNSWRDQFMEAITVSADEDEEDTGEERLPSCFDYVMHFLTVFWKVLFACVPPTDYLNGWACFIVSIVIIGLLTAVIGDLASHFGCTIGLKDSVTAVVFVALGTSVPDTFASKVSAVQDTYADASIGNVTGSNAVNVFLGIGLAWSVAAIYWHMKGKPFVVEAGSLAFSVTLFTIFAFLAISVLLYRRRAHIGGELGGPRGHRLATSAFLFGLWLLYILFSSLEAYCHIEGF
- the slc8a3 gene encoding sodium/calcium exchanger 3 isoform X1; this translates as MEGSRPVKPGSSACLCFGLVSVAVAFLCTEARTTPSPLLTPSNATCRGNAKCRAGIILPIWYPEDPSMGDKIARVIVYFVAMIYMFLGVSIIADRFMAAIEVITSQERELVIKRPNGETTTTTIRVWNETVSNLTLMALGSSAPEILLSLIEVCGHGFKSGELGPATIVGSAAFNMFVIIGLCVSVIPQGEVRKIKHLRVFFVTAGWSVFAYIWLYMILAVFSPNVVQVWEGLVTLAFFPICVLLAWVADRRLLFYKFMHKKYRTDKHRGVIIETEAERSKGIEMDGKMVNSHFMDGGGPSNLIGLIESKEVDESRRDMIRILKDLKQKHPEREMDQLVEMANYYALSHQQKSRAFYRIQATRMMTGAGNILKKHVAEQAKKSVSVQQVHVEEPEEYVSRIAFEPAVYQCLENCGAAILTVTRKGGDINQTIYVDYKTEDGSANAGADYEFSEGTVVFKPGEMIKEINIGIIDDDIFEEDEHFFVRLSNLRVLETEDEVLSPNSLQYPKAMLGFPTVATVTILDDDHSGIFTFESSSVHVSESMGIMEVKVLRTSGARGTIIVPYRSLEGLAKGGGEDFEDTYGELEFKNDETCKLIHVKIIDDEEYEKNKNFFLELAEPRMVDMSLQKETLTRRSITLSRLHCKNGTTGSIQRPKLGETASMASSKDVTDRKMTSDEEEARRIAEMGKPVLGEHSKLEVIIEESYEFKSTVDKLIKKTNLALVVGTNSWRDQFMEAITVSADEDEEDTGEERLPSCFDYVMHFLTVFWKVLFACVPPTDYLNGWACFIVSIVIIGLLTAVIGDLASHFGCTIGLKDSVTAVVFVALGTSVPDTFASKVSAVQDTYADASIGNVTGSNAVNVFLGIGLAWSVAAIYWHMKGKPFVVEAGSLAFSVTLFTIFAFLAISVLLYRRRAHIGGELGGPRGHRLATSAFLFGLWLLYILFSSLEAYCHIEGF